TTTTCAGCAGCATATTGAAAAACTTCATGGCATTGGGGTCAGCAAGAATCTCCTCGGTTAAAAGCCAGCCTGCTGCCGAGTCGATGTCGGTATCACGGATTTCAATGGTATAGAGCGCCTGTAAAATCTTTTCACGTATTTGCCGTCGGTAGGTCTTCATAAAAGAGCAATTAATTGATTGAGGATTGGAGTATCTCATCGAGAACAACAGCCGTCCTGCCAAGGTTTTCATACAAAACATGCGGATGGTGTTGCTTCAGATCCTCCATTGAATAGGTGCCGGTTGCTACGGCAATAGACTTTGCGTTCAGTACCCTGGCACATGCGATATCGTGTTCTGTATCGCCTATAATGATAATGTCGTGGTTAAAAAATTTTATTCCGCTGAGCTGGTATGCTTTTTCAACAGCAATCGCAGGCAGCTCGTTGCGAGAGGGAGCGTCATCGGCAAAGGCGCCGAAGGGGAAGTAGTGGTTTATTTCGGGAAGAAGAAGCTTGTGCCGACCCGATGCCTCGAAATTTCCGGTTAAAAGAGCAAGCATCACATCAGAGTGGCCGGAAAGCTCCTCAAGAAGCTCGCGGATCCCCTCCATCAGCAGAACGTCTGATGGCTTGGCGTGAGCACGGAACATTTCGATATAGGTCTTCTTGGCCAGTTCGAATTTCGCAGCAATGTCACCCTCAGAAAGGCCCGCGTTCCGCAACACCTCGTAAAAAATAGTACTGTCCATCTTGCCCGCAAAATTGTGTGTTCCGGCGCTGCCCGCAGTCCCGTACACCTCAGTCAGGGCATCAACAAGGACGCTTCGATTGATTTTATTCACCGAAAGCAATGTTCCGTCGATATCAAATAACACAAGTTTCTTCAGCATAGCATCTTTTCCGGAAGCCTTCAAATCCTTATATTTTAAAGTAGTACGGGTATCAGCCGTGATACCCCTTTCTCCTTCATGGTGACCCCGTACAGCGCCTGGCAGGAGGCCATCGTTTTTTTGTTGTGCGTAACAATAATGAATTGAGTGTTATTCTCAAATTTTTTCAGGAGATTTTCACGCTCACCTGTCAGCATCTCCAGTCTCTGCATTGCCATTGCGCTCAAATGAACCATCCCCATCCGCCCTCGCCATCAAAGCAAGGCCACAGTTCTGCGTCACCCACCTCTCCGGGAAGCGATGGTGAATCGATGGTAAATCGATTGTTCAACCCGCAAAAAACCCCCAACCAATCCCATTTCATCCACAATCCGCACCGGCATCCAATTGCGACATGCACCGGCATCAAATCCAACGCGCCCCGACATTGGGTAAAAAAATCCGTAGGGGCGGGGTTTCCCCGCCCTCTTCACCCCCCCCCCCCAACATCACCCGATTTCATCATGTATTCATACACAACGAAATGGTAAATATACACCCCGGATGATACGTGAATGCATTCCGGGGCCTCCGCCCCAACACCCCATTTTCGCAAAATAATTCGTCGTTCGACACCAATAATACGTATATTTTTCAATTCAATAATTCATCATATTCCGGATGTACGACCCAAAAATACATCACAGACATTCAATTCGGTTGCCAGGGTACGATTATTCCCAGGCATGCGTATGTTTTGTTACCATCTGCACC
The DNA window shown above is from Pelodictyon phaeoclathratiforme BU-1 and carries:
- a CDS encoding HAD family hydrolase; its protein translation is MLKKLVLFDIDGTLLSVNKINRSVLVDALTEVYGTAGSAGTHNFAGKMDSTIFYEVLRNAGLSEGDIAAKFELAKKTYIEMFRAHAKPSDVLLMEGIRELLEELSGHSDVMLALLTGNFEASGRHKLLLPEINHYFPFGAFADDAPSRNELPAIAVEKAYQLSGIKFFNHDIIIIGDTEHDIACARVLNAKSIAVATGTYSMEDLKQHHPHVLYENLGRTAVVLDEILQSSIN